The proteins below come from a single Strix uralensis isolate ZFMK-TIS-50842 chromosome 8, bStrUra1, whole genome shotgun sequence genomic window:
- the LOC141946600 gene encoding pancreatic alpha-amylase: MQVLLLLTAVGFCWAQYNPNTLSGRTSIVHLFEWRWADIALECERYLGPNGFGGVQVSPPNENIVITNPNRPWWERYQPISYKLCTRSGNENEFRDMVTRCNNVGVHIYVDAVVNHMCGAAGGSGTHSTCGSYFNAGNRDFPAVPYSGWDFNDGKCRTGSGDIENYGDMYQVRDCRLVSLLDLALEKDYVRSKVAEYMNYLIDIGVAGFRLDAAKHMWPGDIRAFLDKLKNLNTKWFSAGTKPFIYQEVIDLGGEPIKGSDYFGNGRVTEFKYGAKLGTVIRKWNGEKMAYLKNWGEGWGFVPSDRALVFVDNHDNQRGHGAGGASILTFWDPRLYKMAVGFMLAHPYGFTRVMSSFRWPRSFVNGRDVNDWIGPPSNSDGSVKPVTINADTTCGNDWVCEHRWRQIKNMVIFRNVVDGQPFSNWWDNGSNQVAFGRGNKGFIVFNNDDWNMNVNLQTGLPAGTYCDVISGQKEGNKCTGKQVYVSGDGMANFQISNNAEDPFVAIHVNAKL; the protein is encoded by the exons ATGCAAGtcctcctcctgctcacagctgtAGGGTTTTGCTGGGCACAGTACAACCCCAATACTCTCTCTGGGAGGACGTCTATTGTACATCTCTTTGAATGGCGCTGGGCCGATATTGCTCTTGAATGTGAACGCTATTTAGGTCCTAATGGATTTGGAGGAGTTCAG GTTTCACCTCCAAATGAAAATATTGTCATTACTAACCCGAACAGACCCTGGTGGGAAAGATACCAGCCCATCAGCTACAAGCTCTGCACTCGatcaggaaatgaaaatgaattcaGAGACATGGTGACCAGATGCAACAATGTTGGA GTTCATATTTATGTGGATGCTGTTGTCAATCATATGTGTGGGGCTGCAGGTGGCTCAGGCACACATTCTACCTGTGGAAGCTATTTTAATGCTGGGAACAGAGATTTTCCAGCTGTGCCTTACTCTGGCTGGGATTTCAATGATGGCAAATGTCGAACTGGAAGTGGAGATATTGAAAATTATGGTGACATGTATCAG GTCCGGGACTGTCGCTTGGTTAGCCTTCTTGATCTGGCCCTGGAGAAGGACTATGTACGCTCAAAAGTTGCTGAGTACATGAACTATCTCATTGATATTGGTGTAGCAGGCTTCCGACTTGATGCTGCTAAGCATATGTGGCCTGGGGACATAAGAGCCTTTCTGGACAAGCTGAAAAATTTAAATACTAAATGGTTTTCTGCAGGAACAAAACCTTTCATTTACCAGGAG GTAATTGACTTGGGCGGAGAGCCGATCAAAGGCAGTGACTACTTTGGAAATGGCCGAGTGACGGAATTCAAATACGGTGCAAAACTGGGGACAGTGATCCGCAAGTGGAATGGGGAAAAGATGGCCTACTTAAA GAACTGGGGAGAAGGCTGGGGCTTTGTGCCTTCCGACAGAGCCCTGGTCTTTGTGGATAATCACGACAACCAGCGGGGGCATGGGGCCGGTGGAGCTTCCATTCTGACCTTCTGGGACCCCAG GCTTTATAAAATGGCAGTTGGTTTCATGCTTGCTCATCCCTATGGGTTCACACGTGTGATGTCAAGTTTTCGCTGGCCAAGATCTTTTGTAAATGGACGG GATGTCAATGACTGGATTGGCCCCCCAAGTAACTCGGATGGGTCAGTAAAGCCTGTTACAATCAATGCAGACACTACCTGTGGCAACGACTGGGTTTGTGAACATCGCTGGCGTCAAATAAA GAACATGGTTATCTTCCGTAATGTGGTGGATGGTCAGCCTTTCTCCAACTGGTGGGACAATGGCAGCAATCAAGTAGCTTTTGGCCGTGGTAATAAAGGCTTCATCGTTTTCAATAATGATGACTG GAATATGAACGTCAATTTGCAAACTGGACTGCCTGCTGGTACCTACTGTGATGTTATTTCTGGACAAAAGGAGGGCAACAAATGTACTGGAAAACAGGTGTATGTTTCTGGTGATGGAATGGCTAATTTCCAGATTAGTAACAATGCCGAAGATCCATTTGTTGCAATTCATGTTAATGCCAAGTTATAA